One window from the genome of Microbulbifer sp. ALW1 encodes:
- the putA gene encoding bifunctional proline dehydrogenase/L-glutamate gamma-semialdehyde dehydrogenase PutA, protein MPTQFAGQLTEELKNARQKAREYLHADENQCVSELLAAPRPGEALREKILATASQLVVKSREQRSKRGTLDAFLQQFGLSNKEGVALMCLAESLLRVPDADTADKLIAEKVHSGNWSSHRGQSDSLFVNASTWGLMLTGNIVELDPDITEKPSTWMKRLVSRMGEPMVRTSMMQAMKIMGGQYVLGRTIKEALKRGPAENKPGTRFSFDMLGEGARTMADAQRYFDAYMMAIEAIGADNDKRDVVEANGISIKLSALHPRYSELQRERVLNELLPQVKTLCLAAAKYDMGLNIDAEEADRLDISLDIFEALARDPELKDWQGLGFVLQAYQKRAPHVADWLIALGRDTGRKLMVRLVKGAYWDSEIKHAQQMGLTDYPVYTRKCHTDLSYQVCAKKLLDARDAIYPQFATHNAYTVGLILEMAGKAGEGYEFQRLHGMGHLLYDQIEAVHGQRAPVRVYAPVGAHKDLLPYLVRRLLENGANSSFVNRFMDEKTPVSELVQDTLKQSEDCNPYRHPEIPVPADIYIGHESLPRKNSHGIELTDPIALAPLMNAVNASADQSWSGGPIVDGIAGKADIPVVNPASGELVGHTANTDAAQIDKAFASAAENQRAWNRLGGNARAKILDKVADLYEQHMNELVAIICREAGRTLNDGISEVREAVDFCRYYANGARKHFSEPTLLPGPTGESNELSLCGRGVFVCISPWNFPLAIFTGQVVAALAAGNAVMAKPAEQTPLIAARAVQLMHEAGIPQKVLHLITGTGAAIGKPLLDDPRVAGVAFTGSTETAKHINMQLAAKDGPIVPLIAETGGQNVMIVDSTALPEQVVDDVIQSAFLSAGQRCSALRILCVQDVIADNLLNMLKGACEELTLGDPAKLETDIGPVIDEKALGLLEKHRERMATEAKPLFAFDESKRPQQGTFFGPQVVEITDINLLKREVFGPFLHVVRFKAEELEDVIRRINATGYGLTFGLHSRIEGRAGAIFKRIDAGNCYVNRDMVGAVVGVNPFGGMGLSGTGPKAGGPHYLFRFANEKTKTVNTVATGGNTQLFTLGQ, encoded by the coding sequence ATGCCTACACAGTTCGCCGGCCAATTGACCGAAGAGTTGAAGAACGCACGCCAGAAGGCCCGTGAGTACCTGCACGCCGACGAAAACCAGTGCGTCAGTGAGCTGCTGGCCGCCCCCCGCCCGGGCGAGGCCCTGCGCGAGAAGATTCTCGCCACTGCCAGCCAGCTGGTGGTCAAATCCCGCGAGCAACGCAGCAAGCGCGGCACACTCGACGCCTTCCTGCAGCAATTTGGCCTTTCCAATAAGGAAGGTGTTGCCCTGATGTGTCTGGCGGAATCCCTGCTGCGGGTTCCCGACGCCGATACTGCAGACAAGCTGATCGCGGAAAAGGTCCACTCCGGTAACTGGTCCAGCCACCGCGGCCAATCTGACTCCCTGTTCGTCAACGCCTCCACCTGGGGCCTGATGCTGACCGGCAATATTGTCGAACTGGATCCGGACATCACCGAAAAGCCTTCCACCTGGATGAAGCGACTGGTCAGCCGTATGGGCGAGCCGATGGTGCGCACCTCCATGATGCAGGCCATGAAAATCATGGGCGGCCAGTACGTGCTCGGCCGCACCATCAAGGAAGCCCTGAAGCGCGGCCCCGCCGAGAACAAACCCGGTACCCGCTTCTCCTTCGATATGCTCGGCGAAGGCGCCCGCACCATGGCGGATGCCCAGCGCTACTTCGACGCCTATATGATGGCCATCGAAGCCATCGGCGCCGACAACGACAAACGCGATGTGGTGGAAGCCAACGGCATCTCCATCAAGCTCTCTGCCCTGCACCCCCGCTACAGTGAACTGCAGCGTGAACGCGTGCTCAACGAACTGCTGCCGCAGGTAAAAACCCTGTGCCTGGCCGCAGCCAAGTACGACATGGGTCTCAATATCGATGCGGAAGAAGCCGACCGCCTGGATATCTCCCTGGATATCTTTGAAGCCCTGGCGCGCGACCCGGAACTGAAAGACTGGCAAGGCCTCGGCTTTGTACTCCAGGCCTACCAGAAGCGTGCCCCCCACGTGGCGGACTGGCTGATCGCCCTCGGTCGCGATACCGGCCGCAAGCTGATGGTGCGCCTGGTAAAAGGCGCCTACTGGGACAGTGAAATCAAACACGCTCAGCAGATGGGCCTGACCGACTACCCGGTATACACCCGCAAATGCCACACCGACCTCTCATACCAGGTGTGTGCCAAAAAACTGCTGGATGCGCGGGATGCGATTTACCCGCAGTTCGCCACCCACAACGCCTACACCGTGGGCCTGATCCTGGAAATGGCCGGCAAAGCGGGCGAAGGCTATGAGTTCCAGCGCCTGCATGGCATGGGCCACCTGCTCTACGATCAGATCGAAGCGGTACATGGCCAGCGCGCGCCGGTGCGTGTCTATGCGCCCGTCGGTGCCCATAAAGACCTGCTGCCCTATCTGGTGCGCCGCCTGCTGGAAAACGGGGCCAACAGCTCCTTCGTCAACCGTTTCATGGACGAGAAAACCCCGGTGAGCGAGCTGGTACAGGACACCCTCAAGCAGAGCGAAGACTGTAACCCCTACCGTCACCCCGAAATCCCGGTGCCGGCAGACATTTATATCGGCCACGAGTCGCTGCCGCGCAAAAACTCCCACGGTATCGAGCTCACCGACCCGATCGCGCTGGCGCCCCTGATGAATGCGGTTAACGCCTCTGCCGATCAGTCCTGGAGCGGCGGCCCCATCGTCGACGGTATTGCCGGTAAAGCCGATATACCGGTGGTGAATCCGGCCAGTGGCGAACTGGTGGGTCACACCGCCAATACTGACGCCGCGCAAATTGACAAAGCCTTTGCCTCTGCCGCCGAAAACCAGCGCGCCTGGAACCGTCTTGGCGGCAATGCCCGTGCGAAGATTCTGGACAAGGTTGCCGACCTGTACGAACAGCACATGAATGAGCTGGTGGCGATCATCTGTCGCGAAGCCGGTCGTACATTGAATGACGGCATCAGCGAAGTGCGCGAAGCCGTGGATTTCTGTCGCTACTACGCCAACGGCGCGCGTAAACATTTCAGCGAGCCGACCCTCCTCCCCGGCCCCACCGGTGAGAGCAACGAGCTGAGCCTTTGTGGCCGCGGTGTATTTGTCTGCATCAGCCCCTGGAACTTCCCGCTGGCGATTTTCACCGGTCAGGTGGTTGCCGCACTGGCAGCCGGTAATGCGGTAATGGCCAAGCCCGCAGAACAGACCCCGCTGATTGCCGCACGTGCAGTGCAACTGATGCACGAAGCGGGAATCCCGCAAAAAGTGCTGCACCTGATTACCGGTACCGGCGCCGCCATCGGCAAGCCATTGCTGGACGACCCGCGCGTTGCCGGCGTTGCCTTTACCGGCTCCACCGAAACCGCCAAGCACATCAATATGCAGCTGGCGGCGAAAGACGGCCCCATAGTGCCGCTGATCGCCGAAACCGGTGGCCAGAACGTGATGATCGTGGACTCCACTGCCCTGCCAGAACAGGTCGTGGACGATGTCATTCAGTCCGCTTTCCTCAGTGCCGGTCAGCGCTGTTCGGCTCTGCGTATCCTGTGCGTTCAGGATGTGATTGCAGACAACCTGCTGAACATGCTGAAAGGTGCCTGCGAAGAACTGACTCTGGGCGACCCGGCGAAACTGGAAACCGACATTGGCCCGGTCATCGATGAAAAAGCCCTGGGGCTGCTGGAGAAACACCGCGAGCGCATGGCAACAGAAGCCAAGCCGCTGTTCGCGTTTGACGAAAGCAAGCGTCCGCAACAGGGAACCTTCTTCGGCCCGCAGGTCGTGGAAATTACCGACATCAATCTGCTCAAGCGCGAAGTCTTTGGCCCCTTCCTGCACGTAGTGCGCTTCAAGGCAGAAGAACTGGAAGACGTGATCCGTCGCATTAACGCGACCGGTTACGGCTTGACCTTCGGTCTGCACTCCCGCATCGAAGGCCGTGCCGGCGCCATCTTCAAGCGTATTGATGCGGGCAACTGCTATGTCAACCGCGATATGGTCGGCGCTGTTGTGGGCGTCAACCCGTTCGGCGGCATGGGCTTGTCCGGTACCGGCCCCAAAGCGGGCGGCCCGCACTACCTGTTCCGTTTTGCCAACGAGAAAACCAAAACGGTCAATACCGTGGCCACCGGCGGCAATACCCAGCTGTTTACCCTGGGGCAGTAA
- a CDS encoding Lrp/AsnC ligand binding domain-containing protein: MSRKLEDLDRIDRQILRILQQAGRLPNVELARRVNLSPTPCLERVKRLEREGFIKDYVALLDPLKVHAGLVVYIQVSLTDTATEALEAFNKHVSGLEEVQECHMVAGGFDYLVKIRIKDMLGYRQFLGEKLASVPGVRETHTYVVIQEVKTDTSVAVPDPEPKSGKR; this comes from the coding sequence ATGTCTCGGAAATTGGAAGATCTGGATCGTATCGACCGCCAGATTCTGCGAATTCTTCAGCAAGCTGGCCGTCTTCCCAATGTGGAGCTGGCCCGCCGTGTCAATCTCAGCCCGACCCCGTGTCTTGAGCGAGTCAAGAGACTGGAGCGTGAAGGCTTTATTAAGGACTATGTCGCGCTGCTGGACCCCCTCAAGGTACATGCAGGGCTGGTGGTCTACATTCAGGTGTCTCTGACGGATACCGCGACAGAGGCGCTGGAGGCATTCAATAAGCATGTTTCCGGGCTCGAAGAGGTTCAGGAGTGCCACATGGTGGCCGGCGGTTTCGACTACCTGGTGAAAATTCGCATCAAGGATATGCTCGGATACCGGCAATTCCTCGGCGAAAAACTCGCCTCGGTACCCGGTGTGCGCGAAACCCATACCTATGTGGTGATTCAGGAAGTGAAAACCGATACTTCCGTCGCGGTTCCGGATCCGGAACCCAAGAGCGGCAAGCGCTGA
- a CDS encoding DMT family transporter: MSSDIRSADSSGAASGQVGHGNGNRRATIFALLAVLCWSTVASAFKLSLQYLSPLQLVTIASVVSTLLMAGVVLWQGRWNEIGSRWRASRGWFLALGFCNPFLYYLVLFHAYELLPAQQAQPLNYTWGVVLALLSVPLLKQKLRRQDLLAGLVCYSGVLVIATQGNLLELKFEQPFGVALALLSTFIWSCYWLLNTRIGGNAAVNLLLTFCCGLPWLAAAVWWLGDWQWPPLEGWAGAVYVGLFEMGIAFLLWQAAMLSCDNTARISNFIYLSPPLSLLLIALLVGEKIHVATIAGLALILLGVAIQQGLLRRLLLKTQQ, from the coding sequence GTGAGTTCAGATATCCGTTCAGCAGATTCTTCGGGCGCCGCCTCGGGGCAGGTCGGCCATGGAAACGGTAATCGCCGGGCCACGATATTTGCGCTGCTGGCGGTTCTCTGCTGGTCCACCGTGGCCAGTGCCTTCAAACTGTCTCTGCAATACCTGTCGCCCCTGCAACTGGTCACCATCGCCTCGGTGGTGTCGACCCTGTTGATGGCGGGGGTGGTGCTTTGGCAGGGGCGCTGGAATGAAATCGGGTCGCGCTGGCGGGCGTCGCGCGGCTGGTTTCTGGCGTTGGGCTTCTGCAATCCCTTCCTTTATTACCTGGTACTGTTCCACGCCTATGAACTGCTGCCGGCCCAGCAGGCTCAGCCGCTGAACTACACCTGGGGTGTGGTACTGGCGTTGCTATCCGTCCCGTTATTGAAGCAGAAATTGCGCCGTCAGGATTTACTGGCGGGACTGGTCTGTTACTCCGGGGTCCTGGTGATTGCCACCCAGGGCAATTTGCTGGAGCTGAAGTTTGAGCAGCCATTCGGGGTTGCCCTGGCGCTGCTCAGTACTTTCATCTGGTCCTGCTACTGGCTGCTGAATACCCGCATTGGTGGCAACGCGGCGGTCAATCTATTACTGACATTCTGCTGTGGCCTGCCGTGGCTGGCCGCCGCGGTCTGGTGGCTGGGTGATTGGCAATGGCCGCCGCTGGAGGGCTGGGCCGGCGCAGTGTACGTTGGGCTGTTTGAAATGGGCATCGCGTTTTTGCTATGGCAGGCGGCCATGCTCAGCTGCGACAACACCGCGCGTATCAGTAATTTTATTTATCTCTCACCACCACTTTCGCTACTGCTGATCGCGCTGCTGGTGGGGGAGAAAATCCATGTGGCCACCATCGCCGGGCTGGCATTGATTCTGCTGGGCGTGGCCATACAACAGGGCCTGCTGCGGCGGCTACTGTTAAAAACACAACAATAA
- a CDS encoding acyl-CoA dehydrogenase family protein, whose translation MNFELTEEQQMIQEAARQFAESELKPIAADLDKTGNRPLFLQKLKELAELGFMGINVDPDFGGTGAGTIAFSLAITEIARGCASTATTTSVTNMVAEVIQAMGTDAQKNYFLPKICSGEYAAGSFCLTEPSSGSDAAAMRTRAVKDGDDYVLNGSKLFISSAEFAGVFVVWAVTDSAAPKGKGISCFLVEAGTPGLVIGKAEEKMGQKASVTNEVAFEDCRIPAANMLGEENRGFRIAAGELAGGRIGIGSLALGIGLEALDCARTYLQEREQFGKPLAQFQGLQWQLADKYTEMEAARLLLLQAAWQKDAGQPFGPAASMAKLYASEKANEACYVALQMHGGVGYTREFPLERMARDVRITTIYEGTSEIQRLIIARHLLDGVR comes from the coding sequence ATGAATTTTGAACTGACCGAAGAGCAACAGATGATCCAGGAGGCCGCGCGCCAGTTCGCCGAGAGTGAGCTGAAGCCCATCGCCGCGGACCTGGATAAAACCGGCAATCGTCCGCTGTTTCTGCAGAAGCTTAAGGAGCTGGCAGAGCTGGGCTTTATGGGGATCAATGTGGATCCGGATTTTGGTGGCACCGGGGCCGGCACCATTGCCTTTAGTCTCGCGATTACTGAAATCGCCCGCGGCTGTGCTTCTACCGCCACCACCACATCGGTGACCAATATGGTGGCGGAAGTGATTCAGGCCATGGGTACCGACGCACAGAAAAACTATTTCCTGCCCAAAATCTGCAGTGGCGAATACGCCGCGGGCTCCTTTTGTCTGACCGAGCCCAGCTCTGGCTCCGACGCCGCCGCCATGCGTACCCGCGCGGTGAAAGACGGCGACGACTATGTGCTGAATGGCAGCAAGCTGTTTATCAGCAGCGCCGAGTTTGCCGGTGTGTTTGTGGTGTGGGCGGTGACCGATTCGGCCGCACCGAAAGGCAAGGGCATCTCCTGCTTCCTGGTCGAGGCCGGTACCCCCGGGCTGGTGATCGGCAAGGCAGAAGAAAAAATGGGGCAGAAAGCTTCTGTCACCAATGAGGTTGCGTTTGAGGATTGCCGTATTCCTGCGGCGAATATGCTTGGCGAAGAAAACCGCGGATTCCGCATTGCTGCCGGCGAGCTGGCGGGTGGGCGTATTGGTATCGGTTCTCTGGCACTGGGCATTGGCCTGGAAGCGCTGGACTGCGCGCGCACTTATCTGCAGGAGCGAGAGCAGTTCGGCAAACCGCTGGCGCAATTCCAGGGGCTGCAGTGGCAGCTCGCGGACAAATACACCGAAATGGAAGCCGCGCGTTTGTTGTTGTTACAGGCCGCCTGGCAGAAAGATGCCGGCCAGCCCTTCGGCCCGGCGGCGTCCATGGCCAAACTCTATGCGTCTGAGAAGGCCAATGAGGCCTGCTACGTGGCGCTGCAGATGCACGGTGGCGTGGGCTATACACGGGAATTCCCGCTGGAGCGGATGGCACGGGATGTGCGTATTACGACGATTTACGAAGGTACCAGCGAAATTCAGCGCTTGATTATCGCGCGGCATCTTTTGGATGGGGTGCGCTGA
- the greB gene encoding transcription elongation factor GreB, translating to MGRWRPPRPRGSRYITPEGASRMRAEVKHLWEVERPRVTQAVSDAAKLGDRSENADYIYGKKRLREIDSRVRFLTKRLEEITVVDRIPDDRDKVFFGAWVTLEDDDGKTVKYRIVGPDEFNVKEGLISMDSPVARALLGKSLDDEIEVQQNEEWVTYYILEIGYPENGAV from the coding sequence ATGGGCCGCTGGAGACCACCCCGCCCTCGCGGCTCACGCTACATCACCCCTGAGGGTGCGTCACGCATGCGTGCCGAAGTCAAACACCTGTGGGAAGTAGAACGCCCCCGCGTCACCCAGGCAGTGAGCGACGCCGCCAAGCTCGGGGATCGCAGCGAGAACGCGGATTACATCTACGGCAAGAAAAGACTGCGGGAAATCGACAGCCGGGTGCGCTTCCTGACCAAGCGCCTGGAAGAAATCACCGTGGTCGACCGCATCCCCGATGACCGCGACAAAGTGTTTTTCGGGGCCTGGGTGACACTGGAAGATGATGACGGCAAGACCGTTAAATACCGTATCGTCGGGCCGGATGAATTCAACGTGAAGGAAGGGCTTATCTCCATGGACTCCCCGGTTGCCCGCGCCCTGCTGGGAAAGAGCCTCGACGATGAAATCGAAGTTCAACAAAACGAAGAGTGGGTGACCTACTACATCCTCGAAATCGGGTATCCGGAAAACGGCGCCGTTTAG
- a CDS encoding response regulator transcription factor translates to MRILVVEDNVDILTNVLDYLELQGYSVDCAQDGLGGLHLAASNHYDLIVLDVMLPGVDGYQFCQRLREDARRDTPILMLTARDALEDRLRGLRSGADDYLVKPFSLAELVARIEAITRRNRGGGVAELRVADLIFDPATHQASRNGQPLKLNPMGIKLLVLLMRKSPAVVTREVMEMAMWGEDAPDKDSLRSHIHQLRQVVDKPFDRLLIHTVHGIGYRLAELEE, encoded by the coding sequence GTGCGGATCCTGGTGGTGGAAGACAATGTCGATATTCTTACCAATGTGCTCGACTACCTTGAGCTTCAAGGGTACAGCGTTGACTGTGCGCAGGATGGCCTGGGTGGGCTGCACCTGGCGGCCTCCAATCACTATGACCTCATTGTCCTGGATGTGATGCTTCCGGGCGTGGATGGCTACCAATTTTGTCAGCGACTGCGCGAAGACGCACGTCGTGACACGCCCATTTTGATGCTTACCGCCCGTGACGCGCTGGAAGATCGTCTTCGCGGTCTGCGTTCTGGAGCCGATGATTATCTGGTAAAACCTTTCTCTCTCGCAGAACTGGTGGCGCGTATCGAGGCAATCACCCGGCGCAATCGCGGTGGCGGTGTTGCCGAGCTACGGGTAGCCGATCTTATTTTTGATCCGGCGACACACCAGGCCAGTCGCAACGGACAGCCACTCAAACTGAATCCCATGGGCATCAAGCTCCTTGTATTACTCATGCGAAAAAGTCCAGCCGTCGTGACGCGGGAAGTCATGGAAATGGCCATGTGGGGCGAAGATGCGCCGGATAAAGATAGCCTGCGCAGCCATATTCACCAGCTGCGTCAGGTGGTCGACAAGCCTTTTGACCGACTGCTGATCCATACGGTGCACGGGATTGGCTATCGTCTGGCGGAATTGGAGGAATGA
- a CDS encoding HAMP domain-containing sensor histidine kinase — MNVKQPLKQRIIVAFVLMTLLVSGAFSIGIVQIVHLVEEHLVSEDMHSELEAAMDALGTGQALSLDKGKQLYTEAAPQFLPPPEFSAVAAGFSEVVLGDQAYYVYRQDRDGSAYLMVQDQREFEAREQLLFDVVLACFLGSLLIAWGLGSLLANRVMQPVALLADEVRSGARVQGAEQLAKNYADDEVGRLAEAFDSTFEQLRHSLEREKLFTGDVSHELRTPLMVIGTSCELLAQSPGLETKQQEQLGRIQRAAAEMLELVETLLMLARERGTMAEPGCGITLAQVAREQSEIWGGQFASHHIEYRSTVEAEDDRYYQPTFLRTVMSNLLRNSLHYTEEGRVDLVLFDGGFRVEDTGPGIAPEQHSRLFEPFQRGSNARGEGLGLGLSLVKRICDHQGWLVSIEPAEPRGCVFKVDLKPD, encoded by the coding sequence ATGAACGTCAAGCAGCCGCTTAAGCAGCGGATCATTGTCGCTTTCGTACTGATGACGCTCTTGGTCAGTGGCGCTTTCTCCATTGGAATTGTGCAAATCGTACATCTGGTGGAAGAGCACCTGGTCTCCGAGGACATGCACTCAGAACTGGAAGCGGCAATGGATGCCCTTGGCACTGGGCAGGCTTTGTCGTTGGACAAAGGAAAGCAGCTATACACCGAGGCGGCCCCTCAATTTCTTCCACCACCGGAGTTTTCCGCGGTAGCCGCGGGGTTCTCCGAAGTGGTGCTGGGGGATCAGGCCTACTACGTGTACCGCCAGGATCGCGATGGTTCGGCCTATTTAATGGTGCAGGATCAGCGAGAATTTGAAGCGCGCGAGCAATTGCTGTTCGATGTGGTATTGGCCTGTTTTCTGGGTAGTCTGCTGATCGCCTGGGGGCTGGGGTCACTGCTGGCGAATCGGGTAATGCAGCCGGTAGCACTACTGGCCGACGAAGTGCGCTCCGGTGCCCGGGTTCAGGGGGCGGAGCAATTGGCCAAAAATTACGCTGATGACGAAGTGGGACGTCTGGCGGAAGCCTTTGATAGCACTTTCGAGCAACTGCGACACTCGCTGGAGCGGGAAAAGCTGTTCACTGGCGATGTCAGCCACGAGCTGCGTACGCCATTGATGGTGATCGGTACTTCCTGCGAGCTGTTGGCCCAGTCTCCCGGGTTAGAAACGAAGCAGCAAGAGCAATTGGGACGTATCCAGCGGGCGGCTGCAGAAATGCTCGAGCTGGTGGAAACCCTGCTCATGCTCGCCCGCGAGCGTGGCACCATGGCCGAGCCCGGGTGTGGTATCACTCTGGCCCAAGTAGCGAGGGAGCAGTCTGAAATCTGGGGAGGACAGTTTGCGTCTCATCACATTGAGTATCGGTCGACCGTTGAGGCCGAGGACGACAGGTATTACCAGCCAACGTTTCTGCGGACGGTGATGTCGAATCTTCTGCGCAACTCCCTGCACTACACAGAAGAGGGCAGGGTAGATCTGGTTTTGTTTGATGGCGGCTTTCGGGTCGAAGATACGGGCCCGGGTATTGCGCCGGAGCAACATTCCCGTTTGTTCGAGCCTTTCCAGCGGGGATCCAATGCCCGGGGAGAGGGGCTTGGCCTGGGTTTGTCTCTGGTTAAGCGGATCTGTGATCACCAGGGGTGGTTGGTAAGCATCGAGCCTGCCGAGCCTCGTGGCTGCGTATTTAAAGTTGACCTCAAGCCGGATTGA
- a CDS encoding phosphoethanolamine transferase: MAWFTRRRFSPGTLIVAVAIWMVLFCNYSFFKNVLGVYSASPGELGFVASLGILITALTVLLLSPFLVGRALKPLLIGILLIASMTAYFMDTYNVIVSSELLESGLQTDLAESIGLLSWKLILYLGLLGILPALLVYRTPIQVEPMRTAVLSRAKLFGGSLAVVLLMFGLFNGAYASFFREHKSLRFYTNPTTPIYTAVRYASDKIGGGNAIPYRQIGLDATQEPAVGKRRLLVVVVGETARADHFSLNGYDRNTNPMLAKHHVASFDNVWSCGTATAVSVPCMFSVLDREHYSERQAKATDNVLDILQRAGVNVAWLDNNSDSKGVALRIPYVNYRDRDVNPVCDTECRDVGMLEGVKEFVAMHPRGDIVIVLHQMGSHGPEYAKRYPESQAFFAPSCHSNLLESCSEEEINNAYDNSIRYTDYFLGQVIDYLQGEAKSFSPAMLYLSDHGESLGERGLYLHGFPYALAPDAQKRVPMIFWSSGDYPRVEKKLSGKTSVHQTMSQDYLFHTLLGLMRIQTDVYRPELDAFANG; encoded by the coding sequence ATGGCATGGTTTACCCGAAGACGATTTTCACCCGGAACCCTGATTGTTGCGGTTGCGATCTGGATGGTGCTTTTTTGCAACTATTCCTTTTTCAAGAATGTGCTTGGCGTCTACTCAGCATCCCCCGGAGAGCTGGGATTTGTGGCGTCTCTGGGCATATTAATTACTGCATTGACGGTATTGCTGCTTTCTCCCTTTTTGGTGGGGAGGGCATTAAAACCTCTACTCATCGGCATACTCTTGATTGCGTCGATGACCGCGTATTTTATGGATACCTACAATGTCATCGTCAGTAGTGAACTGCTCGAAAGTGGCCTGCAAACCGATCTTGCCGAATCCATTGGCCTTTTGAGCTGGAAGCTGATCCTTTATCTGGGGCTTTTGGGTATCTTGCCCGCACTGCTGGTATACCGTACCCCCATCCAGGTTGAACCCATGCGTACCGCGGTGCTCTCGCGTGCGAAACTGTTCGGTGGTTCGCTGGCCGTCGTATTGCTTATGTTTGGGTTATTCAATGGTGCTTATGCCTCTTTTTTTCGCGAGCATAAGTCGCTTCGCTTCTATACCAATCCCACCACGCCAATTTATACGGCAGTCCGCTATGCTTCAGACAAAATCGGTGGTGGCAACGCCATTCCGTACCGCCAAATAGGTTTGGACGCTACGCAGGAGCCTGCGGTTGGCAAGCGGCGATTACTAGTCGTTGTGGTGGGGGAAACGGCGCGCGCAGATCACTTCTCCCTGAATGGTTATGACCGCAATACCAATCCAATGTTGGCCAAACATCATGTTGCGAGCTTTGATAACGTCTGGTCGTGCGGGACTGCCACGGCTGTTTCTGTGCCATGTATGTTTTCAGTGCTGGATCGGGAGCATTACAGCGAGCGACAGGCGAAAGCGACGGATAATGTGCTTGATATTCTCCAGCGGGCTGGGGTCAATGTTGCCTGGCTGGACAATAACTCTGACTCCAAGGGCGTTGCGCTGCGCATACCCTATGTCAATTATCGTGACCGGGACGTAAATCCGGTGTGTGATACCGAGTGTCGCGATGTGGGGATGCTGGAGGGAGTAAAAGAGTTTGTCGCGATGCATCCCCGTGGAGACATTGTGATAGTGCTACATCAAATGGGCAGTCATGGCCCGGAATATGCCAAGCGTTATCCTGAATCACAGGCATTCTTTGCGCCCAGCTGTCACAGCAACCTCCTTGAGAGTTGTAGTGAGGAGGAAATTAACAACGCCTACGATAATTCGATTCGCTATACCGATTATTTCCTTGGTCAGGTTATCGACTACTTGCAAGGCGAGGCGAAAAGCTTTTCACCAGCCATGCTCTATCTCAGTGACCATGGAGAGTCTCTGGGTGAACGGGGCTTGTACCTGCACGGTTTTCCCTATGCGCTGGCACCGGACGCACAAAAGCGCGTCCCGATGATATTCTGGTCAAGTGGAGATTATCCGCGTGTTGAGAAAAAGCTATCAGGGAAAACTTCTGTGCATCAAACAATGTCTCAGGACTACCTGTTTCATACACTGCTCGGTTTGATGCGTATTCAGACAGATGTCTATCGGCCGGAGCTTGATGCCTTCGCCAATGGATAA